The Flexistipes sp. genomic interval TACAGGGTTAGTTTCACTTAAATAAATTAAAAATTAATAAAATTCTTTTTTGTTTTTAAGTATTTTTTTCTAAATATTGACAATAAAGAAAATAATAGTATAGTGGGGTTATTGAAAATTTAACAAAGGAGTTGCTTATGAAAGTATTAAGAAATCTGTTCGTTATTATCTTTTTGTTTGCCGTGTTTATCCCCTTTGGCAATGCTGAGGAAAAAAGGGTAAGGTGGAAACTTGCAATGACATGGGGTCCGACGCTTCATCCGTTTGTTGATACTGTGGAAAATATGGCCGATATGGTCGAAACAATGAGCGGCGGCAATTTTGTCATACGAATCGATGCTTCAAACATCCATAAGTCACCGTTTGGAGTATTCGATATGGTAAAACTCGACCAGTATGAAATGGGGCACACCGCTTCATACTACTGGAAAGGAAAAGATATGTCATTCCTTCCTTTGACAACAATGCCTTTTGGGATGACAACTCCTGAGCAGTATGCCTGGTTTTATTATGGCGATGGTATGGAACTTATGCAAAAAGCTTATGAAAAAAACGGTATGCTCTCTTTTCCCGGCGGTAATACCGGAAATCAGATGGGGGGTTGGTTCCGCAAAGAAATCAATTCTCTGGATGATTTAAAGGGGCTAAAAATGCGTATTCCGGGGTTTGCCGGTCAGGTTTTGGCAAAGCTGGGCGTTACTGTTACCAATATTCCTCCCGGTGAGCTTTATACTTCTCTGGAGAGGGGAACTATTGATGCTCTTGAATGGGTTGGCCCCGGTATGGATATAAATATGGGATTTCATAAAATTGCACCATATTATTATACGGGCTGGCATGAGCCTGCAACTGAGCTGCAGTTTCTTGTAAATAAGAAAGCTTATGATAAGCTGCCTGAGAAATATAAAGAAATATTAAAAGTGGCAATGAAAACGGCAGCTTACGATATGTACATTCAGAATTACCATATGAGTGCAAATGCCTGGTCTACAATGAAGGAAAAATATCCGAATATCAAAGTAAAAACGTTTCCTGATGAAGTACTAAATGCAATGAAAGCTTCATACAATGAGCTGCTAAGCAAATATAAAAAAGAGAATGCTCTTTTTAAGGAGATTATGGAGTCCAAGGAAGCTTATCTGAAAAAAGCACGTGACTGGACTTATATCTCCGATTATCTCTATTTGAAATCCATGTCTGACACAGAATAAGTTTATATTGTTACAATTCAAAAAGGGGCTGTAAAAAAGCCCCTTTTTTACTTTAAAAAATACTGCTTTTAGTATATTACTTTTATGAATCCAAACTAAGGTGTATTAATATGCTTATAAAAATTGAATCTTTCTTTAACATGATTTCCAAATTTCTGGGTTATCTGACAGCTTTTGCGACAGTCTTAATGGTTATAAATGTTTTTGTTGATGCAATGGGGAGATATCTCTTTGACTGGGGGTCGGTGGGGCTGCAGGAGATGGAATGGCATTTGCTCTCTGTTGTTATACTTTTGGGCATACCTTATGCTCTGATGGAAGAGGGTCATGTTAGGGTTGATGTTATTTATGACAGGCTGGGGCATAGAAAGCGGGCGGTTATAAATATCATTGGAACGATTATTTTTATAATGACTTTTTCACTTCTTATTGCCTCGGGCTCCATAAGTTTTGTAGTCGAAGCTTTTGTATCCGGTGAAACAAGCAATGATCCTGGAGGTCTGCCATACAGGTGGATAGTAAAGAGTCTGATACCTTTTTCTTTCTTTTTATTAGCTTTTATGAGTATCGGGTATATTGTTAAAAATATTAACCTTTTCCGATATGGTGACGGTTTTCAAAAAACACAAAAAGATGATATCCAGGAGAACTTATAATGGTTGGTATTGTTATGTTTTTCGCAGCACTGCTGCTGCTTTTATTCGGGTTTCCCGTTGCATTTACATTTGGCGGTGTTTCTGTAATTTTTGCAGTAATACATGGTCTTGTTGAGGTTATACCTTTCGGAGGCACGATTTGGGAAGGGGTACAGGAAGGGATGAGTATGTTTTCTTTTATGCCCTTTCGTTTGTATGCAATAATGACAAATAAGCTGCTGATGGCTGTCCCTCTTTTTATCTTTATGGGACTTATACTGCAAAAATCCAACTTGGCTGAAAGGCTGCTGGAGTCTATGGGCTCACTTTTTGGAAATATGCGGGGCGGTATGGCTATCAGTACGGTCTTAGTGGGTGCACTGCTTGCAGCTTCCACCGGAGTTGTCGGTGCCAGTGTTGTTGCAATGGGAATAATTTCCCTTCCTGTAATGCTTAAGTACAATTATAATAAAGAACTTTCTACGGGTACAATATGTGCTGCCGGCACATTGGGCCAAATTATTCCGCCTTCAATAGTTCTGATTATTCTCGGAGATGTTTTCCAGCTTCCTGTGGGAGATGTGTTTAAAGCTGCTTTCATCCCCGGATTATGGCTGGTGGGATCTTATCTTGTTTACATAATTGTTATCTCTTTTTTTAAAAAAGAGGTGGCACCTCCCATTGTTCTTGAAAACAGAGGCAACAAAATTCAGCAGATTATTAAAGCGCTCATTGATATTCTTCCGCCGTTGATACTCATCGTCCTTGTTTTAGGCTCTATCTTTGCAGGCATTGCAACTCCGACTGAATCTGCAGCGGTGGGTTGTTTCGGAGCAGTCATACTGGCATTGCTTTACAGACAGTTTTCTTACGGAATGGTTAAGCAGACAGCTCTTGAAACGGTTAAAATTACAGTAATGGTCTATACAATCCTTATCGGCGCTACTGCATTTTCAATGGTTTTTGTCTATACGGGCGGAGATGCTATTGTCAGGGATGTGCTGCTTCAGCTTCCCGGTGAGAAATACGGGTTCATTATTTTTTCAATGATAGCTATATTAATTCTCGGCTTTTTCATCGATTTCATTGAAATTTCATATATTATTGTTCCAATTCTTCTTCCTGTGGCTGATCATATCGGATTGAATCCGTTATGGTTTGCAATATTGATTGCAATGAATCTTCAGACGTCGTTTTTGACACCTCCTTTTGGATTCAGCCTGTTCTACCTGAAAGGGGTTTCTCCGCCTTCTGTCAGAACCGTTCATATATACAGAGGGGTGGTACCGTTTATTACAATCCAGGTTATTGTACTGCTGATTTTGGCATTTTATCCTCAACTGTTTTTTCTGAGCTCCGGATAGACGTTGCTGATGTAAAGAGTGAAATAGTGAAATGGGGAAATGGAGAAGTGGGGAGATAGAGAGATAGAAAGTAGTGCTTTGTTGAGTGGTATATTCGTATATTGGTTAATTGGGCATTGAACATTGAACCTTAACCTTGAATTTTTCACATCACGGCTTTTTAAATTTTGAGAGTTTGGCAAGACTTTTTGTTTGAAAAATATAATAATTATAATATAGTAATAAAAATGTTTTTGGAGGATTTTATGGGAATGATGAAAAAATTGTTGTACTCTATGCTTATTATCTTGCTTGTTGCTTCTGCAGGGTTTACAGCGGAGAAAAAAGTTCGATGGAAACTGGCAATGACCTGGGGACCAACACTGCATCCGCTTTCTGATACTGCGGAGCATATGGCGGAAATTGTTAAGGAACTCAGTGACGGTAATTTTGTAATTAATATTGATGCTTCCAATGTGCATAAAGCCCCTTTCGGTATTTTTGATATGGTAAAACTCGGTCAGTATGAAATGGGGCACACCGCTTCATATTATTATAAGGGCAAAAATATTGCTTTTCTGCCCCTTACTACCATGCCTTTCGGTATGACTGCTCCGGAACAGTATGCATGGTTTTATTACGGAGGCGGAGTTGAGCTTATGCAGGAAGCTTACGCTAAGCATGGAATGCTGGCTTTCCCCGGTGGTAACACGGGAAATCAGATGGGCGGATGGTTTACCAAGAAAATCAATTCTCTGAAGGATCTACAGGGGCTGAAAATGCGTATTCCCGGATTTGCCGGTCAGATTATGTCCAAACTTGGTGTTACGGTTACCAATATACCTCCAGGTGAGCTTTACACAGCACTTGAAAGGGGCACAGTTGATGCTGTTGAATGGACAGGCCCCGGTATGGACATAAACATGGGTTTTCATAAAATTGCCAAATATTATTATACAGGCTGGCATGAGCCGGGTTCTGAAGTGGAATTTCTCATAAATGAAAAGGAATACAATAAATTGCCTGAAAAATATAAAAAGATACTCAAAATAGCTATGAAAACAGCGGCGTACGATATGTATATTCAAAGCTATGAAATGAACGCCGAAGCGTGGCAGCAGATGAAAGAAAAGTATCCTGATATTAAGGTGAAAGTATTTCCCGAAGAAGTGCTTAAAGAAATGAAGACTGCTTATGACAGTTTGGTTGCCAGTTATGAGAAAGAATCTCCGATGTTCAAAAAAATTATGAAGTCTAAAAGGGCTTATCTGGATAAAGTGCGTGACTGGACTCATATATCCGACTACTTATACCTGAAGTCAACATCAGAATCCAACCTAAAGTAATAGAAGTAGTTGAGGTAATTTAGAGGTTGTTAGCAGGGTGAGCTTGAGAGTTTGTGAATATAAAACATGTTTGCATAACTATTTTTAATATCTTATGCCACATGTAAGAAATCTCTCCGCTCACCTGCTCATACTAAACAGATACGCAGATATATTTGATCTAATTAAAAAAATACCCCCTCTCAACCGAGTACTTAGCACATCAGTTTTTATATGCTCGGTGCTTGAATAGGATGGGGTACATAAAAATATTGTTTATCAAAAAGATCTCTCGGCTTATATACTAATAAATTATGCGTATCTGCTTACCTCAATATAGAAATTAAACTTATTTAAATGAAAAATGATCATTGATCAAAAATTTTCATGGGCACAGCAACAACTTTTTATAAATACATACAGCATCAGTAATATGCACCACTTAAAATACCTCAGCTACCTCAAATACCTCTAAATACCTTTAAATACCTCAACTACTTTTTAATATTATTAACAATCCCTTGCATATATATAAGGCTTTTGATTATAATGCCATAAATACAGCAGGAGGAAATAGTGGATATTTTACTGGATCCTAATATTTGGGCAAGTCTTCTTACGTTAACGGTTCTGGAACTTGTGTTGGGAGTTGATAATGTAGTGGTAATAAGTATTTTTTCATCAAAATTGCCGGTACACGAGCAAAAAAAAGCACTAAAACTCGGTATAACCATAGCACTATTAACCAGAATTCTTATGTTATTGAGCCTTTTTGCTCTCAGTAAAATCACTCAGCCTTTATTTTCCCTTTTCGGTAATACGTTTTCTGCAAGAGAGATTGTCCTGTTAGGAGGCGGGCTGTTTTTGCTGTTCAAGGGTACCAAGGAAATACATGCTTTGGTGGAGGAAGACACTGAGGTAAAAGAGGAAAAGGTCCTGGCGACCATGGGAAAAGTTGTCGCACAAATCGTTCTTATGGATCTTGTTTTTTCTCTGGATTCTGTAATTACCGCAATCGGTATATCAGATAATGTTATTATAATGATAATTGCTATAAGTATAGCCATGGTTTTGATGTTAGTTGCTGCAGAATCAATTGCGGGTTTCATAGAAAAACATCTTTCTATAAAAATGCTTGCTCTTAGTTTCTTGCTCTTAGTGGGAGTCAGTTTGGTGGCAGAGGGATTTCATTTTGAAATTCCCAAAGGGTATTTGTATTTCGGCATGGGTTTTTCCGGTTTTGTGGAAATAATGTCTTTAGTAGCTAAAAAGAAAAAGAAAGAATACGCGCATTAATCGGGGTAGGCAATGATTAAAAAAGGCTTGATAGACAAGATATTTGATGCAGCAAACATCAAAAGATGGAATGACCACGTTACCCCCATGGATTTAACCGAACTCGACAAACAGGCTCATAAATTTATAATAGCTTATCTTCTGGCTAAAAATGAAGAGCATGAGAGGAATGTCAGAATAGACTGGATTGCATTGATTGAAGGGGGAATTCATGAGTTCCTTCACAGGGTTCTTCTTACAGATATTAAGCCTCCCGTTTTCCATAAAATGATGAAAGAAAAAGGGGATGAGCTGAACCGCTGGGTAATAGATAATCTACGGGAGGATTTGATTGCAACTGATGAAAATTATTTTGACAGATTTGTAACTTATCTCAGCCAGAAAAAGGATGCCACCAGAGAGAAAAAAATACTCAATGCAGCCCACTATCTTGCGACCAATTGGGAATTCAGAATTGTTTATAATTCCAGCCCTTTTATCTACGGTATTGAAGGGACGAAAAGTGATATAGAAAATCAGATTGAGGATTATTACGATTTGATCGGGGTTCAGAAAATTTCACTAAGAAGGAAGTCTTTTGGCTTTGTTGACTTGTGCGGTCAGTTGCGTTTT includes:
- a CDS encoding HD domain-containing protein; translated protein: MIKKGLIDKIFDAANIKRWNDHVTPMDLTELDKQAHKFIIAYLLAKNEEHERNVRIDWIALIEGGIHEFLHRVLLTDIKPPVFHKMMKEKGDELNRWVIDNLREDLIATDENYFDRFVTYLSQKKDATREKKILNAAHYLATNWEFRIVYNSSPFIYGIEGTKSDIENQIEDYYDLIGVQKISLRRKSFGFVDLCGQLRFQKRWAQVPRIPETSVLGHMLLVAVFSYFGCLKLKACPKRIYNNFYTSLFHDLPEVLTRDIVSPIKQSVAGLEKTIKEYEEIQIEQRILPLLPEYMHDEIKFFITKEFSNKVRLNGKIVYDIDQQTLHESYNEDGFDPVDGELLKTFDILAAYLEACKSIQYGVSPSQLTDAREKIEKSLKGNEVLGLDLTEFFE
- a CDS encoding TerC family protein, which encodes MDILLDPNIWASLLTLTVLELVLGVDNVVVISIFSSKLPVHEQKKALKLGITIALLTRILMLLSLFALSKITQPLFSLFGNTFSAREIVLLGGGLFLLFKGTKEIHALVEEDTEVKEEKVLATMGKVVAQIVLMDLVFSLDSVITAIGISDNVIIMIIAISIAMVLMLVAAESIAGFIEKHLSIKMLALSFLLLVGVSLVAEGFHFEIPKGYLYFGMGFSGFVEIMSLVAKKKKKEYAH
- a CDS encoding TRAP transporter substrate-binding protein, which codes for MFLEDFMGMMKKLLYSMLIILLVASAGFTAEKKVRWKLAMTWGPTLHPLSDTAEHMAEIVKELSDGNFVINIDASNVHKAPFGIFDMVKLGQYEMGHTASYYYKGKNIAFLPLTTMPFGMTAPEQYAWFYYGGGVELMQEAYAKHGMLAFPGGNTGNQMGGWFTKKINSLKDLQGLKMRIPGFAGQIMSKLGVTVTNIPPGELYTALERGTVDAVEWTGPGMDINMGFHKIAKYYYTGWHEPGSEVEFLINEKEYNKLPEKYKKILKIAMKTAAYDMYIQSYEMNAEAWQQMKEKYPDIKVKVFPEEVLKEMKTAYDSLVASYEKESPMFKKIMKSKRAYLDKVRDWTHISDYLYLKSTSESNLK
- a CDS encoding TRAP transporter substrate-binding protein, translating into MKVLRNLFVIIFLFAVFIPFGNAEEKRVRWKLAMTWGPTLHPFVDTVENMADMVETMSGGNFVIRIDASNIHKSPFGVFDMVKLDQYEMGHTASYYWKGKDMSFLPLTTMPFGMTTPEQYAWFYYGDGMELMQKAYEKNGMLSFPGGNTGNQMGGWFRKEINSLDDLKGLKMRIPGFAGQVLAKLGVTVTNIPPGELYTSLERGTIDALEWVGPGMDINMGFHKIAPYYYTGWHEPATELQFLVNKKAYDKLPEKYKEILKVAMKTAAYDMYIQNYHMSANAWSTMKEKYPNIKVKTFPDEVLNAMKASYNELLSKYKKENALFKEIMESKEAYLKKARDWTYISDYLYLKSMSDTE
- a CDS encoding TRAP transporter large permease, which encodes MVGIVMFFAALLLLLFGFPVAFTFGGVSVIFAVIHGLVEVIPFGGTIWEGVQEGMSMFSFMPFRLYAIMTNKLLMAVPLFIFMGLILQKSNLAERLLESMGSLFGNMRGGMAISTVLVGALLAASTGVVGASVVAMGIISLPVMLKYNYNKELSTGTICAAGTLGQIIPPSIVLIILGDVFQLPVGDVFKAAFIPGLWLVGSYLVYIIVISFFKKEVAPPIVLENRGNKIQQIIKALIDILPPLILIVLVLGSIFAGIATPTESAAVGCFGAVILALLYRQFSYGMVKQTALETVKITVMVYTILIGATAFSMVFVYTGGDAIVRDVLLQLPGEKYGFIIFSMIAILILGFFIDFIEISYIIVPILLPVADHIGLNPLWFAILIAMNLQTSFLTPPFGFSLFYLKGVSPPSVRTVHIYRGVVPFITIQVIVLLILAFYPQLFFLSSG
- a CDS encoding TRAP transporter small permease subunit yields the protein MLIKIESFFNMISKFLGYLTAFATVLMVINVFVDAMGRYLFDWGSVGLQEMEWHLLSVVILLGIPYALMEEGHVRVDVIYDRLGHRKRAVINIIGTIIFIMTFSLLIASGSISFVVEAFVSGETSNDPGGLPYRWIVKSLIPFSFFLLAFMSIGYIVKNINLFRYGDGFQKTQKDDIQENL